From the Tenacibaculum dicentrarchi genome, the window CACCGCTAAAAATCGAACAAGGTAGGCATAAACCAAAACCATAATAGTTCCGTTAATGATAAATCCTATTTTTATATCAAAATTAGTTTTCATAAAAGTAACCAGCCATTTATCTAACGATAAAGTTGGTATTAAAACACCCACCGCAATTACAGCTCCCGGAATTGCATAGCCTAAAACCCCTATTTTTGCAATCGATTTTAGTATTGATAATCGATTCCATTTTGATAAAAATATCAAAAGCAAGGCAAAAACAACCGTGGTAAATGCCGATATTGTAGCAATACCAAAACTTTGAAAAGCAATCGTTATAAATTCGGATGTAAAAACCTCTTTATAAGTTAAAAATGCCCAATATAGCAACTGCATAAAAGGCAGTAAAAACCCAAATAAAACAGGTGTAAATGCGATAATAAAAGACGTTATTTTTAATCGTTTTGAAACTGTTTCTCTAATTACTTTCTGATGATTTTTAGTAGCATTAAAATAGCCTATTTTTCGGCGTTGCCATTTTTCGACTGTAATTAATAAAAAGATAATAATCACTAAAATTGCCGATAAATAAATAGCCGTTTCTGGTTCTTCTAATGAAAACCAAGCTCTAAAAATACCCGTTGTAAAAGTGCTTATTCCGTAATATTTAGCAGCACCATAATCGTTTAAAACCTCCATTAAAACCAATACCAAACCACCTGCAAATGCAGGACGTGCTAAAGGTAAAATCAACTTAAAAAAGGTTTTTCGTTCACTTGCTCCTAATAATTTTGAAGCCTCAATAATATTATTCGATTGATTTAAAAAGAAGGCTCTCGAGGCTACGTATATATACGGATATAAGGAAATACTGAGTACAAAAATTAACCCTATATGATTCATTACATCAATTTTTAAGCTAAACACTTTTGCTACAATACCACCATAATCAAAAATACCGGCATAAGCATACGCTGTAATATAAGAAGGAATTGCCAACGGAATAATTAACAGCCACTCTAATTGTTTTCTAAACGGAACATGATATCGTGAAACAATCCAAGCAGATGAAATACCAAAAAACAAGGTTAAAATACTCGTTCCGATAATTAATATCAGTGAGTTTTTAAGATAATTTGGCAATAAATGTTCTAAAAAATGACCCCAGTTTTCGCCAGGTCCATAAAATAAATTGATAAAAACTGTTAGTATTGGTATGGCAACAAACAAAACAATGATCAATAAAAATATTGACCATTTGTTTGCATCTCTTCGAATGTTTTGAAACTTATTTTTCACAAAAATTAATTTAACGTTTGATTAGTTTTTATACAGAATGTTGTAAGGTATTTTTTTTAATTAGGTATTTATTCATCATTATTTCAGTACCCTTAAAACCAATAATAATCCCTAAATATCCGAGTAATTCTATTCCTGTCATATTCACTAAAATACCCCCTAAACAAAGTCCTGTAAAAATCCCTAAAATTAGCAATGCTATATATTTTAACATTTTTATCTTTCCTAACTTTATTAACTCGATATTCTTGCTTTTATAACATTCGTTATTGTTTATATAGCTTTCTAAATGATACAAATATTTTTCAAATAATCTGGAAAATGCTACAGGTGTAATAAATCCGAAACCTTTGGTTTTAACATTATGATGAATTACTACGTTGTCCTTTTGTTTTACATCAATATTAATTTTTGCCTCCCAATTTAAAATATTTAATTTCCAACCGTCTAATAAAGTGCTTTTTTTAGTAAAAAGCAGTTGATCTTTTTCATTTTCAACCGCTATAAAACCATCACTTTCAAAGTAATTTTTCAAGTTACTTTTAAGCTTTAAATTGTCTTTTACCTTAAATTCAACATCATTAAAATATTCTTTCATAGTTCATTTTTAATCAAATTTCTTATTCAATTTATCTGAATAATACTTTATAGCATTTTTATACTTTTTAATCCCATTATCATTACTTGTTTCGGCAATTATATTTAATAATATATTCATTGCTTCATCACATTTATTCAAATTAAATAGAGACATTGCTTTAAACACTTTAAATTCTCTATTTTCAGGAAAATCAAATATAGCTTTTTGAAGTAAATTTACAGATTTTGTATACTCACCAATACACCTATAAGTACTTCCTAACCCTAAATAACATCCTTCTAAATCTATATCTTTCAAGCCTAATTCGAGAGCTTTTTCATATTTAGGATAAGCTTCCAATTCTCTTTGCATATTATCACATAACCAAGCATAATGATAAAAAACTTCTCCACTTTTAGGATATTCAAAAATCAATTCACAAAATATTTTTTCTGCTTTTATATATTTATTTTCAGTTCTTAATTTAATAGCTTTTTTTAATTTTTCAGTCATTTTTCATATAAATTATAACTTCTGTTGATGGTTTTAAAATAATTGTAACTCTTTATAAAAATAAAACAATTATTAATTTATTATAGAATTATTTCCACTGTGCTTTATCAAAAATTAAAACTGCTTTTTTATTGTTTTCACCTAATTTTGTTAACGATAACTTATCTTCTTTAAAAGTTCCCCACGATTTTAATAAATCGGAAGCCATTACTTCTTCATTTACTGGATATTCATAATTTGCCTTTGCAAATACTTCTTGCGATTCTTTACTTACCAAAAACTCAATAAATTTAATCGCATTTGCTTTGTTTGGCGCATATTTAGCAACACCTGCTCCACTTACATTTATGTGTGTTCCGCTACCATTTTGGTTAGGAAAAAACAATTTAATTTCTTTTGCAGCATTTACTTCGTCAGGGTTTTTTGAGTTTAATAATTTACCAATATAATAGGTATTTACAATCGCTACATCTCCTTCTCCAGCAACGACTGCCTTTACTTGGTCACGGTCGTTTCCTTTTGGTGAACGTGCCATATTTGCTACGATTCCTTTAGCCCATTCTGTGGCTTTTTCTTCGCCATTATTAGCAATAATAGAGGCTAATAATGATTGATTATAGATATTCCCTGATGAACGAATTAATACTTTATTTTTCCATTTATCATCGGTTAAAGCTTGGTAAGTTGATAAATCTTCAGGGCTTATTTTTTCAGGATTATACACCATTATACGGGCTCTTTTTGTTAAAGAAAACCAGTTATTATCGGCATCTTTTAAGTGCGTAGGAATTGTTTTTTCTAATATTGATGAGCTTGCCGACTGTAGTAATCCTTTCTTTTTTGCTCTTACCAAACGCCCTGCATCTACTGTAATTAATACATCTGCTGGCGATTGTTCTCCTTCAATAGTCATTTTTTGCATTAGCTCATCGGCTTTTGCATTGGTTACATTTACTTTGATGCCTGTTTGTTTTTCAAATTTAGCAAACAATTCCTGATCTGCCTTATAATGACGGTGTGTATAAACGTTTACTTCTTGTTGTTTTTCTGCTGATTTTCCCGCTTTTTTCTGATCATTTTTACATGAAGTTAAAAGTACTGTAATCATTAAAATTGCTACTATATTTCTCATATTTACTTTATTTTGACACTATTTTATTAGTTACTTTAACGCCCAATTTATATTTTAGCCATTAATTATTATACTCTTATTATATATTAATTAAACCTAAACAAAAGTAGTTATTTAGATTGATTCTATAATAAGTATTTTGAATTTTATACTTTTTTTTATTTTAAATCATGTTGTATTTTTTTTTCAGATGAATTTAAAAGTACTTAAAGCCCATTAATTTTGATATCGCTGGTAAATGGTAAAATCCATTTTTTATGTTTAAAACTTTCTTTTTCTTGGTATAAATTTACTTTCGAGTTTATATAAGGAGTACTTAAACGACCATTAAGCGTTACATAACTCTCTACATATACAGCTATATTTTCATGCCCTTTATCCTTGAAATGATTACCTAAATAATGAGCGTATTCTAAGATAAAATCAGGTTGAAAACTCATTTGTTTTTCTTGAAATGAAGTTAAAAACATGCGATTATCTACATAAAAAAATGCTCCTGTTTTACGATCTACAATTTTAAAATTAGCATAACCTACTTTTTCCATTAGCATTACTCGCCATGAAAAACGAAAACCTTCTTCTGTCCAAAATAATTCACCAGGATAGGCTAAATACCGCCATGGAAACAATACTTGAAACACTAAAAGAACAGCAACAATCCCTGTAATAACTTGTTTTTTTAAACAGCTTGTATATTGATAATTTTCAATATGTTTTATTTTAATTTTATCCAAAGGGTTTTTTATTTTTCTTCGGATAAAACCAATTATTTTCTCATGAAATGTAGCCTCAAAAAAGATTAATGTTGCTATAATCATAATAAAAGGAAACATCCCGATAGGAAATAAAATACGGGTAAAAACGTGAAAAAAAACAACTACTGTAAACGCCAATAAACGTGTTTTTTTCCAAAGTAATAAAAAAGGAATTGTTAAATCGTAAAGTGCGCCACTCCAACTTATTGCATAACAAAACCATTCTTGCTGCATTAAGTTACCGCCAATTAACGGGAAATTAAATTTTGATGGCAGCCAAATTTTTAAAGGCTGTGCTCTTAGCAACCAATCGGAATTTAGTTTTGCCAATCCGGCATAAAAATAAACAAGCCCTAATAAGAGTTTTATACTATCAATAGTCCATTTAGGAACGTTTTTATAGGTTTTTTTAGCGATAAAACTATCTAGTGAAAAACGAGCATTTGCAGGTAAAAAAATCAACAAAAAACTCAGTACACTTATAAAATAATAATGGTTTAAATAAGTGGTTTTATCAATCAATTCAATATAAGTGAAGCTTAAAAAAAACGCAATTATTGCCAAGCGATATTTATATCCAAAGGCTATAAAAACGGCTGATAATCCGCAGATAAAAAACAGTAAATAGGTGTATTGACCTAAGGGTTTTATCCATTGAAAACCATAATATGAAAAATGAAATTCAGGGTCAATATATAATGTTTCTATCCATCCGTTATACCAAAATCGCACAATACTGGCAAGCATCATAATACCGAATAACAGTCTAAAAACTGCTAAAGGAGCCGCATTTGTTTGTATGTCTAAATATGTTTTTTTTTGCATTTTTATTGAAAAAAGACTGCTAATTTTAAAAAAAAACGTTTCTATTTTATAAAAAACAGAAACGCTTTACTTTAATCTTAAATTGATTTGAATTTATAATTTAAATTCAATAGTTCCGTAAAAAGATCTTGGGTCAGACGGTATAATTCCTGGTCCTGGATATCCTGTTGCTCTACGGGTAAAGTAAGAATTGTTTAGCATATTATTTACCCCTGCTTCAAAACTCCATCTTTTTGAATAATCATAGCTAAACGATAGGTCCATAATTTGAAAAGAAGGAATTTCACCAACCGTTCCATTACCTCCTTGCGCTAAAGCATTTGACGCATCGGTAAATTGTTTTGATAAATAACTGTATTGTAACGAAGTTCCAAGTTTTTTATAACGGTATTGCAATCCTGTTTTTAAGTTTACCGCAGGCACAAATTCTACTTGATTCCCTTCAATACTTTTAACTGATGTTGGGTAATATTGTTTGGTATATTTCGATTTTATTACCGCTAAATTTACAAAAGCGCTCAAATCATGGTCGTTTGACTCTACATAAAAAGTAGGCAATACTTTCCATTGTACTAGCGATTCAACACCTAAAATATCGGCACTACCAACATTGGTTCTAATGCGTTTTAAAATTCCACTATTAGGATCTACCCCTAAAATATCACCCAAGCGATTATCGTAATTTAAGTAAAAACCTGTTACATCAAATTTAAGCACATTCACCAATTTACCCCTTAAACCTATATCGACAGAAAACCCTTTTTCATCTTCTATATTAGGGTCAACTAATGAGTTTGGGCTTACAACACGAATATCACTAAAAGTAATTGACCTATAATTTTGAGAAAAATTTGCATATAATTCTAATTTATCTGTAGGCTTATAACTGGTTCCTAATCCTAATAAAAAGAAGTTACGTGATAAACTTCTATGCTCCGAATTGGTTACATCAGAACGGATATCACCAGCAGTATTCGATTTTATATTTCTATACGTTCCGATAGCTTTTGTATTTATGTTTTCAAAACGAACACCTGGTGTAAATGATAGTTTATCACTTACTTTTATTATATTTTCGATAAAAACAGCCGCGTTTTTATTCGGGTATTTATACGATGAACTATTAATCGCTATTTCATCAGAAAAACTTCTTTTCGTGTAATCATCTAAAGAAATAAATTTAAAATCAGCATCGTTTTTATCAGTTCCTAAACCTTGTTTCCCTGTATTATCACCTTGATAATAGCGAGCACCTGCTAAAAAAGTAGCTTCACTATTAAATAAATCATAATGATGTAATAAACGAGCTTCTGCCCCAAAAGTTTTAAAATTACCTACAATCAATTCGCGTTCGGCAGGAGTATTTAATAAAATAGGGTCTGTTGTTTCAGGTCTATAGTCACGAAAACCAACTGCTTTTCGGCTTGCATTTAAAGTAAAGGCTCTAAGATTAAGCTTAGTTTGGTTTGAAAATTTGTGATCAAAATGTAATGCAGACAACAACCATTTTACCTCAAACCAGTTTCTAGTTCTGTTTGATTGTTTAGGGTTTTTATCGAACATTGCATCTGATAATCCTCCAGACTGATGCGCCAAATATTCCATATAGGTAAGCTCTACACCTAGTTTCGATTTTTTATTTAATTGCGAATAAACACCTGCAAAGGCATTGTATTGATTAAAATCAGAATTAGGTCTGTAGCCATCGCCACGTTTGTAGTTTAAATACCCAATATACCCCACTTTACCAACCGTTCCACTAATAGTATTGAACGAATTAAACAAGCCAAATGAAGCAAGTGTTTGCCTTGACGACAAGCTAAACTCTTTATTTTTATTAGGTTTTTTAAGTTTGAAATTTAGCAACCCTCCAAACTGTGTACCGTATTGTAATGATGCTGCACCACGAACAATTTCAATTTTTTCTAAAGCTTCTGTTGGCGGTGTGTAATAGTTTTCAGGATATCCTAAAGCATCGGCACTAATATCATATCCGTTTTGACGCACGTTAAAATTAGAGGTTCTGTTTGGGTCTAAACCTCTACCACCAATTCCTAATTGAAGTCCGCCACCATCGCTTTCCCAAATATTTAAACCTGCAACTTTCGAATATATTTGACGGGCATTATTGGTAGCTAAATTAGCGATGGTATTCCCTAATAAAACAACCTCACTTTTTTTACCTGCATAAATAGCAACCTCTTGTACATCTTGCAATTTTTGTAAGCTAAAAACCTTTTTTTTATGTGCTGTTATTACTACTTCTGATAAATATTCTTCTAATTTTTTTAAAGAAGCATTTAAAACGATATTTTTATTTTCAATAGTTACTTTTTTATTTAAAATATGATAATCTTCCGAATAAAAAGCCAGTTCATAATCTCCTGGTTTTAGGTCTGATATCACATAATTTCCTTTTGAATTTTGCCATAAATTACCTGCTTTATTAATATAAACAGTTACATTTTTTATGGCAGAATTTGATTTTTGATTGGTAATATTCCCTGATATTTTGAATTGTGAATATAAGCAAGTAGTTAATAAACAACTTAGTGTTATAGCAATTTTTCTAGTAATTTTCATAATTTATTTTGAGCTACAAAAGCGTAAAATTAAACCTTTTATTTGAAAAAAAAGGTTGGTAAATGGTTTATATAAATTTTTTAAAAAAGTATTATAATTTTTATCATCGCCTAAGCCTAAGCCGTAAGAAATATTTTCTACTTGCTCTGATCGTAATAAGGTACCAAAAATCCAATCCCAAAGGGCAAGTTTTGAGCCCATATTTTTATCGAAATGTTCTTGGTTATTACTATGATGAATTTGATGCTGAAAAGGGCTGATAAAAATATATTCTAAAAAATTAAAATAGGTAAGTTTAATATGCGAGTGTCGAAGGTTTGATCCGAAGAATAAAAAAATAAAGCTAAATATATTTACTCCTATAAAAGTTAGTTTACTTATTTTAACAAAAGAAATATAGTCAAAAAAGCCTGTTATAAGTCCGAATATTAAAATGCCTTTGATGTTATTAATAATCAACTCTACAGGATGTAATCGGTATTGTGTTAGCGGGTTTAAATGTGTTGCTGAATGATGAATTTTATGAAATTCCCATAAAAAAGGCACTTTGTGAAAAATATAATGAATTAAAAACGACATAAAATCGTTTACAAAAGTCATTACAAAAGTGTAGGTAAGTAACACGGTGAATTGAGATACTTCCCAGTGAGTTTCACCAAATTGAGTAAGAAAGTATTCTTTGGTATAAAAAGCGATGTATAAACCGAAAACAAAATAAGGCGCTAGCAAAAGTACTTTTACAAAAGCGTTAAAAAACAACAGCCCATAATCGGTATAAGCCGAACTGCTCTTCCAATTTTTTAAAGGAAATAAATAAGACCAAAAAGAGCTTTTGATCTTATTTTTAGTGTACATATAATATGCCAATATAATAGCACTCGCCAAATACAAAAAGTAAATTCTTTTAGTAGAATTTAGCAGATAAGAAAAAGGAATTTTAAGAGCCTCTTCTACTGTAAGTATTACTTCGTGTAAAGACATTTTTTTTAAGTATTTGTAAAATGAACTAATTAATCTCCGTCAGAATCTACATAGTTTATTTGACCTTCAAATGCAGGAATAACTTCCGATTTTATCATCGCTACAACCGTTACAAAAGAAGTATATGCTTGGTTTAAAGAAGGATCTTTCTTTTTAACTAATGTTTCAAAATCCGTATTAGGAATTGCTACTAACTTAGTTTGCACAGCATTTAATTTACCAGATAATTCATCCGATAATAATTTACCAGATATTTTACTTTTAACAGCCGTTTCTTTTAATAATGTTTTTAAACTGAGTGTTTTTCCATTTTCATAAAAATTAAGTATTGCTAAATGTGCAGCTACTAATAATTTTTTAGATTGCTTACTATAAAGTGCTTCAATATCTTTTGGATACGCTGTTCCTTGGGTAAATTTCCCTAAAGGACCACCTAGTTTTGCTTTACGGATTTTCTGTTCATAATATTCAGAAAACGCATTTAATATTTTATTAAAAGACCCATTTGCAGCCATAGAAGTATTTGAAATAAAATCAGTACGTTCTGTTTTCCATCCACTTACAACATCGTTATTTTTTTCAATCATTTTTGATAAAATAGCATTTACATGGTCAATACGCTTGTTTTTATTTTCTCCCGAAAACTCCGCTAACACATCAACACTGCTATCATAAAATAATAAATCTAGGGCAGGTAAGCCTTGAATTTTAAAATTAGAAGAAAGGCTATAATTAGAAGCATCCTTTTCTTGAAGTCCTACTAGTTCATCAACAGTTTGTTTATCGGTAGGAAAAACATTTACAAAACGATTTAAATATGTAGTTACAGAAGGTCCTATTCTAGTTGCTGAACCTCCCTCATATAAACCTGCATTTTGCCAAGCAATTGTCGTATTTACATACTGAATTTTAACTGCTGCTAAGTTTTCTTTAGTTGTTTCTGTTGAAAATGTTTTAAAACTCGTATTTAATTTACTTAATTCAGTTCCAAAATTCGTAAAAGCAGGAATTATGTTAGCATCAACCATATTGGTTAAAAATAATTTCATTTGCTTTTCATCTACCTTTTCTTCTTTGTTTGTTTCGCTACTACAGCTAATCATTAGCACTAAAAACAGTGCACTTGTTAAAATTTTAATGACTTTCATACCTTATATTTATTTACTAGATAAGCACCTTTACAAAGAAAGGTGCTTATTTATATTATACAAATTGAATACTAGAATTACTTTACTTCAGCAATAGTAAAACCAAATCTTTTAGCTACTTTTTCTGATAATTCTTTTAATACAGCTCCAATATTATCTTGATATAAACCACCCTTTGCTTTTAATTTAGTAATCATTTCATCTACCTCAGTTTTTGAAAAATAAGGTTTATCAGAACCATTATTTGTAAACTGTAAACTATATACAAAACCTAAACCTTCTGATAATTCATGAAAAGCTCCTGCCTGTGCTTGTGGATCATCCGTAGAATTTACATTTGCAATACCAGCATCTAAATAATGAGCTGCACGAATAGCACATACTAATGATAATTCCTTCTTAATAATAGTTGCTTGTTCATCTCTTGCAGGGTAATTTTTATCAACAATCGCTTGACGACCTTTTAAAAAGGCATTCATCAATCTATCTTTAACACCTTTACCTGCATCAGAAGCATCGGCACTATAAATATACCCACCCCAAAAACGGTAATTTGCAGCATAATCACCAGCTTTTAAAGCTGCTTTATCTGCAATTGCTAAAGCGTTATTACTTAGTGCAGAATATCCGAAAGCTTCATCCCAATGATGCTCCATTTCGGTGTAATTTTTACCTTCTTTATTCTTCTCATTTTCTACGTTTAATTTATCTGAAGATAAATACTTATTTACAATTTGGTCTAATTCCATAGCCCCCATTAAACTCTTAGAAAATACTTGAACGTATTCAAAACCATTGGCATCAACTAATATTTTTTTAGAACCGTCTGCCTTTCTGTTCATAATTCCAGCAACTCCTTTTGATGCAAGAACCTCTTTTTTTCCTGAATTTTTTGCAGTTTCTGTAAAAATAGAATTTAAAAATACTTTTACATCTTCTTTATAAGTTTTGCTATATGCGGTTGCTCCAGAAATATTTTTAGAAGAAGCGTTTAAATTTGAGGCCTTAAAAACCAAACCGTCTGCAAAATCAGTTGCTTTTTCTTTATGGTTAAACATTGCGTTTAACTTATCGGCATCGACCACTTCTGTGGAAGCTTTTCCTAAAGCAGATTTTAATTGCGTATGCATATCTAAACGAGTTTGTTGCCCAGAATAGCTTACGGTACTTTTAGCATCTCTTGAAAAGGTATACGTTGAAGGAGCTTTTACTTCTTTTATAGGGTCTTTTTCGTCACTACATGAAGTCATTAATAATGCTGAAACAGCAAATATTGATAGAATAACTTTTTTCATTTTATTTTATTTTTAGATTTTTTATGCAAATTTATGCAACAAATCTAATTTACCAAATTTTATTAAGACTTATTTTAAATAAAAACTACTTCTTTTTAAGGTACTCAACTACCGCTTTTCTAATATCAGCACTTAAATCTGTTTTTAAGGGTTTAGAAACTTCTTTAACTCCTGGATTTTTTTCTGATAACATAGGAATATCAAGTCCTTTTAGTAAATAATCTGAAAAGGCTACGTTATATATTTTATTTTCATTGATTTTTTCCGAACCAATTGCCCAGGTATTACCTATTTTTTTTACGTTATAACGCTGTAAATAAGCTCCTGTACCTGATGAATTTTCACCATATTCTAATACTTCTTTTAATAAGCTTCCTTTAATTTTAACTTTTAAAATAGCTCCTCCATAAGGTAAAACTCTAAAAATATCTATCACACTTATATTTCCTACTAAGGCATCATCAATACGAACAGAACCACCATTTATTAAAGCGCAATCAACAGTATTATTATATGCAAAACTCATTGATTTTGCTATAATTCCTCCCATATTTGTTTGCCTACTTCTAATAGGTGTTTCTCTAGCATCTAAAGGAATTTTAGTTTTATAAATTACCTCATAAGGATTTGATACAATATCTTGAATTTTATTTTTTAAAACAGTTTGCCACTTATCAACAATAATGCCTACTTTTTTATCCGAAGGAATTTTATCATTAATTTCTTTTAACTCTGATTTTAATTGAACTTTTTTAGTTAAAGGATCGTATTCAAAACGATGAATATAAACTGTTTTAGCATTGGCATCTGCTTTAGCAACAATAACATTTCCTACATGATCATAGCTATTGGTATGCTCATGCCCTCCCATTATTAATGGAATATTCGGTAATAATTCGGCTACTTTTTTGTCTTGTTCTAGGCTTAAATGTGTTAATCCCACAACAATATCTACCTGATCATTTATTTCATTATAAGCTCTTTTTATTTCTTGATATACATCGCCATAATACACGTAACTTTTTGGATTTGATGCAATACAAGCACTAATAAAACCAACCTTTAATGTTGAACCATCAGGGTTTAAAAATTCTCTGATATATGAATCTTCTAAGCTTTCTTTTTTTCCGTTGATTACTTTATGGAAATAATGATGTTTTCCGTTTTTATTATGCAATACGTTTGATGAAATCCAATCAAAATGACTTTCATTTAATCGCTCTTGTAAATGCGCATAACTTAAGTCTAATTCGTGATTACCAATGGCTACTAAATCAAAATTCATTGCATTCATTACTTCCACCATCTGCTGACCTCTAACCCGAGAACCGTCAACTTTCATCGCTCCTATTAATGATGGATTTAAAAAATCGCCTGCCAAAACGAGCATTGTATTTTTATTTTCTTTTTTCAAATTTTGATGCACCGTTTCTACTCGTGCCATCCCCCCAAACTTACCACTTTGAATAGGTGATATTTCATAAACATCGTTTAATTGTAAGATATTAAAGTATGTTTTTGAAGAATCTTTTTTAAAGAGATACGCTGTATTCGAGTTCTTTTTAGCCCCCTTTTGTACATCTT encodes:
- a CDS encoding bifunctional metallophosphatase/5'-nucleotidase — translated: MKQFKFVLLAITTIFVVSCGSSKDVQKGAKKNSNTAYLFKKDSSKTYFNILQLNDVYEISPIQSGKFGGMARVETVHQNLKKENKNTMLVLAGDFLNPSLIGAMKVDGSRVRGQQMVEVMNAMNFDLVAIGNHELDLSYAHLQERLNESHFDWISSNVLHNKNGKHHYFHKVINGKKESLEDSYIREFLNPDGSTLKVGFISACIASNPKSYVYYGDVYQEIKRAYNEINDQVDIVVGLTHLSLEQDKKVAELLPNIPLIMGGHEHTNSYDHVGNVIVAKADANAKTVYIHRFEYDPLTKKVQLKSELKEINDKIPSDKKVGIIVDKWQTVLKNKIQDIVSNPYEVIYKTKIPLDARETPIRSRQTNMGGIIAKSMSFAYNNTVDCALINGGSVRIDDALVGNISVIDIFRVLPYGGAILKVKIKGSLLKEVLEYGENSSGTGAYLQRYNVKKIGNTWAIGSEKINENKIYNVAFSDYLLKGLDIPMLSEKNPGVKEVSKPLKTDLSADIRKAVVEYLKKK
- a CDS encoding DUF4856 domain-containing protein, whose product is MKKVILSIFAVSALLMTSCSDEKDPIKEVKAPSTYTFSRDAKSTVSYSGQQTRLDMHTQLKSALGKASTEVVDADKLNAMFNHKEKATDFADGLVFKASNLNASSKNISGATAYSKTYKEDVKVFLNSIFTETAKNSGKKEVLASKGVAGIMNRKADGSKKILVDANGFEYVQVFSKSLMGAMELDQIVNKYLSSDKLNVENEKNKEGKNYTEMEHHWDEAFGYSALSNNALAIADKAALKAGDYAANYRFWGGYIYSADASDAGKGVKDRLMNAFLKGRQAIVDKNYPARDEQATIIKKELSLVCAIRAAHYLDAGIANVNSTDDPQAQAGAFHELSEGLGFVYSLQFTNNGSDKPYFSKTEVDEMITKLKAKGGLYQDNIGAVLKELSEKVAKRFGFTIAEVK